The genomic stretch GGTCAAATCGCCAATGGAGCGTTTGTTAAGCGCACTTCATGGGTTATTCACCAGTCTCCCCGATAGCGACGCTGCGGCTGAGGCCGCCGAAGCGATACTTGAGACAATGCTTCTTCCCGACTTGCGCTACGATGCCGAAACAACCGAAGCGCGCCGCAAAGCCGCGATGGCGAGGGTGCCACTCGCCAAGGGCTTCGTAAAGCGCGATGAACTTATCATCGACAGCCACATTCGGGTAACCCGGGAACACCTGGAGAAACTCCATTCGCTCGCCGTCAAGCGCGCTGAGATGGTCCTCGAGCGCGGCGGGGTATTGGCACGTCTGCCACTGGTCGGCACGCTCCTGATGGGTGGACTGATCGTTACCCTTTTTGCTCAGTTCCTTATTCGGGTGCGGCTGCCGGTCTGGCAGGACGTCAAACGCTCGGGACTTGCGGTGATGCTTCTTGCTGTAGCCTTTCTCGTGCAGGCCCTGGTCTTGCAGCGCCTCGAGGCTTCGCCTTATCTCGTTCCGGCGGCGGTTACGACGCTGCTTATAGCAATATTGATAGACCGGGCGACGGCACTTGGCGCGGCAGTGGCATTGGCACTCGGATCCGGTCTTATCGCCGGCAATGACTTTCAGTATGTCTTAATAACGGCGTCTGCTGGGATCGTCCCGGTGATCGCACTTGGCACGGTGCAGCACCGCCGCGACCTCATCCGGATAGGAGTGCCTTTGGCACTGGTTTATCTCGCTATTGTGCCGGCATTTCATATCATTACAGGCGGTGCCGGAGGCTCGCTTTTAGGCGGCCTCGGTGCCGGACTTGTTAGTGCCGCGCTTTCGCCGATCCTGGTGCTTGGACTGGTGCCGCTCTGTGAGGGGCTTTTTCGGATCACCACCGATCTCCGCCTTCTCGAACTCGTGGACTTGAATCAACCTCTCCTGCGGCAATTGGCTATCAAGTCACCCGGCACTTACCACCATAGTTTAATGGTAGGCAGCCTCGCTGAAGCCGGAGCCCGCGCAATAGGTGCGAATAGTCTTCTGACCCGTGCCGGTGCTTACTACCACGACATCGGCAAGATGGAGATAGGTGAGTATTTCATCGAGAATCAAGCCACTGGCAGCGAGAATATCCACGATCGTCTGGCTCCCGAGGATTCTGCGCGCATTGTGATAGACCACGTTCATCGCGGTCTGAGGCTGGCGACAGAACATCGCCTCCCGCCGGAAGTCACGGCATTTATCACTGAGCATCACGGCACGACCCGTCTGGCTTACTTTCTTGCCAAAGCCGGACGCGATGGCCGGCCTGGGGTCGATTCCGGAGCCTTTCGTTATCCCGGCCCAAAGCCTCGTTCGCGCGAGACTAGCATCCTGATGCTTGCCGACGCCATTGAGGCGGCCACACGGTCGCTGACCGCGCCTTCGCCGGAGGAGATAAGATCGACCATCGACCGCCTGGTTCGTATGCGGCTCACCGAAGGCGACCTCGACGAGTGCCCGTTGACGCTGCGGGAGATCGAACTGGTCAAATCGGAATTCCATAAGGTCCTGACCGGCATTCATCATCAGCGGGTCGTTTATCCGGAACCTCCCGGTGGGGCGACCGATGACGGGACTAACGAGAAACTAAAGAACTCCTCCTTGCCTTCCCCTATGAACGGGGATGTAAGTACCAGCGATCGCGCAATCTCTGGAAGGGCAAGCGAGGAGGAAGAGAACCGATGAGCGAGCGGGTGAACGCCGGTCGCCGCACCGGGCACGGAGGCGTCTTTGTAGAGTTTGAGGAGGCTGAGACCGACCCACACCTCGCACTGGCTTTGACATCGGCAATGAAACTTGCTATTGGTGGTGAAGGGCGTCGAATTGGCGGGTTAACCGTGATCCTGACGGGCGATGCCGTTTTGCAGGAGTTGAATCGTCAGTATCTGGAACTGGACGAAGTGACGGACGTCCTGGCATTCGATGTGGGCGACGAGGGATCTGAGACAGTGGAAGGGGATGTCTATATTAGCGTTCTCCAGGCGGGGACTCAGGCAGCGGTTCGGGGGGAAGCGGTGAACGTTGAAATCGTGCGGCTGGCGGTTCACGGGGTGCTGCATCTCTGCGGTTGGGATCATGACGATGAAGGGAGCCTTGCCGAAATGGTGGAACATGGCGAAGGCTACGTTCAGGAACTAATTTCGCGAGGTCTGCTTGGACGTTGAGACGATATTAAGGCTGGTGGTGGTGTTGTTGTTGTTGGTCTTATCGGCGTTTATCTCAAGCGCTGAGTCGGCTTACTTTTCGCTGGGCCGGAGCCGGCTCGAGCGGTTGCGGGCTTCCGATGATCCTCGAGGGAGGCTGGTAGGACGCCTGATGAGCCGTCCACGGGAGTTGTTGGCTGCGATCTTGACGGTGAATACATTGGTGAACACGGCAGCGGCGGCGTTGGCAGCGCTTGTGGCAATCGAATGGGCTGAGGCTGCAGACTGGGACATTGCGCTCGCGGTTGGCATCGAAGTCGTGGCGATCACTTCGGCGATTCTCTTTTTTGGGGAGTTGATCCCTAAACTGCAAGCCTTGCGCGATCCCGAAAAGTGGGCGCTTGGAAGCGCGCGAATTTTGCAGGCGGTCAAATGGCTGGCTTCGCCGGTGTCGGTACCGCTGGCGCTCCTGGCCGGTGGGCTGGCACGCCTCTTTGGGATTCGTCCACAGCAGACGTTCACCTTATCGGAAGAGGAGATTCGGGCTCTCTTCCATGTTGGCGAGAAGCACGGCGTCCTCGAAGAAGAAGAGCGGGAGATGATCCACTCCATCTTCGAATTCGGGGACACGATTGCACGGGAAGTGATGGTCCCGCGAATCGACGTAGTCGCCGTCGAAAAGGAGATTTCCCTTCCCGATTTAATCGCTACGATTCAGAAGTTTGGGCACTCCCGGATCCCGGTCTTCGATGGACGGATAGACAACATCATCGGGGTAATTCACGCCAAGGACTTATTGCCGGCGCTGCGGGAGCCGGAGTCGTTCGAAGCCTTGAAGGTCATCCGCCCTCCTTTCTTTATCCCCGAAGAAAAGAAGATCGACGATCTGCTGAGAGAGTTCCAATCGTCCAAGGTACACATGGCTATCGTCGTGGATGAATATGGCGGAACCGCCGGTGTCGTGACCCTCGAAGATATCATCGAAGAGATCGTCGGTGAGATTCAAGATGAATACGACCGTGAGCAACCGCTCGTCACCCGAATGGATGAGACGACCCTGATCGCCAGCGGTCGGGTGCCAATTTACGATCTCAATGAGCATCTCGACTCACTTACCATTGAGGAGTCGGAGGCTTACGACACGCTTGGCGGATTCGTCTATAGTCAACTGGGAAGGCTTCCCCGGCGCGGCGACCGGTTCGAGTTCGAGTCGCTGCGCTTTACTGTGGAGGAGTTGGTCGGGAAGCGGATCGTTCGTGTCCGGATCGAGAAGATGGAAGACGTCTTCGGCAATGCTTGACTATCTGAAGTTCGCTATGCAGAGAATGATCCTCGGTCGAGCAGTTCGTAAGCGGGGAGCGCAACTCGATGCCGAAGGCGATATCGAACTGCGACGCCTCTGGGATCGGGTGCACCGGATCGCCGTTACCTGGCCCGGTCAAGGCGTCGATGCGACCTCGGCGACGTTGGTTTTAAATCGCTTGCGGGAGCGCTTTCCAGAAGCGCTGGTCACGGTTTTGGCGCTGCCCGGTATCGGTGCCGCGCCGCCGCCGGAACTTAGCGCTGATGTCTGGCCGATGGAAAAGCGATTGCTCAATTGGCTCGGCCTGCCGGATCAGCGGCTAAGGTCACGACTAATGGAAATGGGGTTCGATACGGTGATAGATCTCTCGCCCGGATATGATGCCATCAGCGCCTACTATTGCCTGTTGACAGGAGCACGCCTGCGAATCGGATTCGCCGGACAGAAGTCGGATCGGGCGTTCAACTATCAGGTAGCGCCAACTGGCGAGCGAGCAGGCGCGGAGCGCTATCGGGTGCTGGCGAAGTATATCGGCTGATCCGTCCCCCAATTGTCGGGGGTTAGAAGAT from Calditrichota bacterium encodes the following:
- a CDS encoding HDIG domain-containing protein, encoding MRRRMKDENRRIKVKFGLHPQVLACAALGALLGVLAPRGKTLEFASLSEGSIAPARVIAPFDFEVLKGSEELRAERAAAAAASEVVFEGMGDSSGKVADIFGIGQLVSSELSRIGRRELTGIYDTLEEGDDSGGVRLAMVASRIDSATGRRFPPSVWRYLVGLHLASPKGDDRLARFFDQIDRSLRTLGQAGIVERRDWDPDRSEGRALIRRGIEEWEIPLKAVVPVKSPMERLLSALHGLFTSLPDSDAAAEAAEAILETMLLPDLRYDAETTEARRKAAMARVPLAKGFVKRDELIIDSHIRVTREHLEKLHSLAVKRAEMVLERGGVLARLPLVGTLLMGGLIVTLFAQFLIRVRLPVWQDVKRSGLAVMLLAVAFLVQALVLQRLEASPYLVPAAVTTLLIAILIDRATALGAAVALALGSGLIAGNDFQYVLITASAGIVPVIALGTVQHRRDLIRIGVPLALVYLAIVPAFHIITGGAGGSLLGGLGAGLVSAALSPILVLGLVPLCEGLFRITTDLRLLELVDLNQPLLRQLAIKSPGTYHHSLMVGSLAEAGARAIGANSLLTRAGAYYHDIGKMEIGEYFIENQATGSENIHDRLAPEDSARIVIDHVHRGLRLATEHRLPPEVTAFITEHHGTTRLAYFLAKAGRDGRPGVDSGAFRYPGPKPRSRETSILMLADAIEAATRSLTAPSPEEIRSTIDRLVRMRLTEGDLDECPLTLREIELVKSEFHKVLTGIHHQRVVYPEPPGGATDDGTNEKLKNSSLPSPMNGDVSTSDRAISGRASEEEENR
- the ybeY gene encoding rRNA maturation RNase YbeY, producing the protein MSERVNAGRRTGHGGVFVEFEEAETDPHLALALTSAMKLAIGGEGRRIGGLTVILTGDAVLQELNRQYLELDEVTDVLAFDVGDEGSETVEGDVYISVLQAGTQAAVRGEAVNVEIVRLAVHGVLHLCGWDHDDEGSLAEMVEHGEGYVQELISRGLLGR
- a CDS encoding HlyC/CorC family transporter; translated protein: MDVETILRLVVVLLLLVLSAFISSAESAYFSLGRSRLERLRASDDPRGRLVGRLMSRPRELLAAILTVNTLVNTAAAALAALVAIEWAEAADWDIALAVGIEVVAITSAILFFGELIPKLQALRDPEKWALGSARILQAVKWLASPVSVPLALLAGGLARLFGIRPQQTFTLSEEEIRALFHVGEKHGVLEEEEREMIHSIFEFGDTIAREVMVPRIDVVAVEKEISLPDLIATIQKFGHSRIPVFDGRIDNIIGVIHAKDLLPALREPESFEALKVIRPPFFIPEEKKIDDLLREFQSSKVHMAIVVDEYGGTAGVVTLEDIIEEIVGEIQDEYDREQPLVTRMDETTLIASGRVPIYDLNEHLDSLTIEESEAYDTLGGFVYSQLGRLPRRGDRFEFESLRFTVEELVGKRIVRVRIEKMEDVFGNA
- a CDS encoding glycosyltransferase family 9 protein, which produces MLDYLKFAMQRMILGRAVRKRGAQLDAEGDIELRRLWDRVHRIAVTWPGQGVDATSATLVLNRLRERFPEALVTVLALPGIGAAPPPELSADVWPMEKRLLNWLGLPDQRLRSRLMEMGFDTVIDLSPGYDAISAYYCLLTGARLRIGFAGQKSDRAFNYQVAPTGERAGAERYRVLAKYIG